The DNA region CTGGCCCAGGCTGCGGCGCACGCGGCGCGCGAACACGGCACGGGCAGCGGGTCGAGCAGGCTGATCAGCGGCGATTGCGAGTTGTTGCGCCGACTGGAGCGCGCGGCCGCCGAGCTGGTCGAGCTGCCCGAGGCGCTGGCTTTTGGTTCGGGGTATCAGGCCAACGTCGGCCTGTTGGGCGCCCTGGCCGGTCCCGAGGACGCGCTGCTCTCCGACGAGCTGAACCACGCCAGCATCATCGACGGCGCGCGTTTGAGCGCGGCGCGCAAGCTGATCTACCCGCACCTCGACCTGGACGCGTTGGAGCGCGGACTGATCGAGGCGCGCACGGCGCGGCGGCGGATCGTGGTCAGCGAGACGCTGTTCTCAATGGACGGAGACTCACCCGATCTATCCAGATTGGCCGAGCTGTGCCAACGGCACGACGCCTGGCTGGTGCTCGACGAGGCCCACGCCCTGGGCGTGCTCGGGCCCCACGGCGCGGGCCTGGCCGCGGAGCATGGTGTGAGCGGACGCGTGGCCGCGCTGGTGGGCACATTAGGTAAAGCCTTTGGATCGAGTGGTGCGTTCGTCGCCGGATCGCGCGTTCTGCGCGAGTTTCTGATCAACCGCTGCCGCAGCCTGATCTTCAGCACCGCGCCCAGCCCAACGACAGCCGCGGCCGCAACCATGGGAATCGAGATCGCCTTGGGCATGGACGCCCAACGCGCCGCGTTGCTGCGTTCCGCCGACGAGCTGCGCCATCGTCTGCGCGAATATGGGTTCGATGCGCCCAGCGGCCAAAGCCCGATCGTGCCGCTGCTGCTGGGGGATCCGGCCGCGGCCCTGCGCGGTCAGCGTTTGCTGTGGGATCAGGGGGTCTGGGTCCAGGCGATCCGTCCGCCCACTGTTCCGCAGGGCACCAGCCGTTTGCGCATCAGCCTGCGCGCGGACCTTTGCCCGGCCGACCTGGAACTTGCGGCCCGCGCCTTTGCGCAGCTCGCGGCGCAATCCGTTGAAAGGGTTGGTGGGTAATGTGGTGACAATATTTATCAACCCCCATCTTCCGACGCGGAGAAGGTCGTTGCGTTACGACCAGCGAACTACGCGAGTTTTGCTGCACCTCTAAGGTGCCGATGCGGAGAAGGTCGTTGCGTTACGACCAGCGAACTACGCGAGTTTTGTGGCACCTCAAAGGTGCCGCGAGTTTTGCTGCACCTCTAAGGT from Candidatus Alcyoniella australis includes:
- a CDS encoding 8-amino-7-oxononanoate synthase produces the protein MSLERELQLELETLERNGLLRRLTQIDERRGPRVRVEGCELLLLCGNDYLGLAGDPRLAQAAAHAAREHGTGSGSSRLISGDCELLRRLERAAAELVELPEALAFGSGYQANVGLLGALAGPEDALLSDELNHASIIDGARLSAARKLIYPHLDLDALERGLIEARTARRRIVVSETLFSMDGDSPDLSRLAELCQRHDAWLVLDEAHALGVLGPHGAGLAAEHGVSGRVAALVGTLGKAFGSSGAFVAGSRVLREFLINRCRSLIFSTAPSPTTAAAATMGIEIALGMDAQRAALLRSADELRHRLREYGFDAPSGQSPIVPLLLGDPAAALRGQRLLWDQGVWVQAIRPPTVPQGTSRLRISLRADLCPADLELAARAFAQLAAQSVERVGG